Proteins encoded by one window of Halorubrum ruber:
- a CDS encoding DUF429 domain-containing protein, protein MPTDTVAGVDWAGGAWLAVVIDGDDEPKPRLERDLESLWTERDFDRILVDVPIGLPDDAETLAAREAVDSAARSAAERPSSVFPVPSRSACEAAKEGADYETVNERNRADLDKGLSRQSYHIAPAVGEVDEFLREDEAARDRILEAHPEVCFRGLAGRPLDHSKTGAPGVGERLDALDGHLDDPNAALGRVCRELAGAPADIVNAADPTVDDAVDALALAAVASRPLDELRFLPEGADYRDGERIPMRMAYWSAERLD, encoded by the coding sequence ATGCCAACCGACACCGTCGCGGGCGTCGACTGGGCGGGCGGCGCGTGGCTCGCGGTCGTCATCGACGGCGACGACGAACCGAAGCCCCGCCTCGAACGCGATCTCGAATCGCTGTGGACCGAGCGCGACTTCGACCGGATCCTCGTCGACGTGCCGATCGGCCTCCCCGACGACGCGGAGACGCTGGCGGCCCGCGAGGCGGTCGACTCCGCCGCGCGGTCGGCCGCCGAGCGCCCGAGCAGCGTGTTTCCCGTCCCGTCGCGGAGCGCGTGCGAGGCGGCGAAGGAGGGCGCGGACTACGAGACGGTGAACGAGCGGAACCGCGCCGACCTCGACAAGGGGCTCAGCCGGCAGTCGTACCACATCGCGCCGGCGGTCGGCGAGGTCGACGAATTCCTCCGCGAGGACGAAGCGGCGCGCGACCGCATTCTGGAGGCGCACCCGGAGGTGTGCTTCCGCGGGCTCGCGGGCCGCCCGCTCGACCACTCGAAGACCGGCGCGCCTGGCGTGGGCGAGCGGCTCGACGCGCTCGACGGCCACCTCGACGATCCGAACGCGGCGCTCGGCCGGGTCTGCCGGGAACTCGCCGGGGCGCCGGCCGACATCGTGAACGCCGCGGACCCGACCGTCGACGACGCGGTCGACGCGCTCGCGCTGGCGGCCGTCGCGTCCCGTCCGCTCGACGAGCTCCGGTTCCTGCCCGAGGGCGCCGACTACCGCGACGGCGAGCGGATTCCGATGCGGATGGCGTATTGGAGCGCGGAGCGGCTGGATTGA
- a CDS encoding CHY zinc finger protein produces MPTQPQNRETTTAPDTDPRFEIPLRGIDVDPETRCAHWDDPVDVVALRFGCCEAYYPCDACHDAAADHEAVPWPRDRFDEPAVLCGACRTTLTAREYLAADDDVCPACGAAFNPGCRKHRDRYFETDGDGAVDL; encoded by the coding sequence ATGCCGACGCAACCCCAAAACCGCGAAACGACGACCGCACCCGACACGGACCCCCGATTCGAAATCCCCCTGCGAGGAATCGACGTCGACCCCGAGACGCGCTGCGCGCACTGGGACGATCCGGTCGACGTGGTCGCGCTCCGGTTCGGCTGCTGTGAGGCGTACTACCCCTGCGACGCCTGTCACGACGCGGCCGCCGACCACGAGGCGGTCCCGTGGCCCCGCGACCGCTTCGACGAGCCGGCAGTCCTGTGCGGTGCCTGCCGCACGACGCTCACGGCCCGCGAATACCTCGCGGCCGACGACGACGTCTGCCCCGCGTGCGGCGCCGCGTTCAACCCCGGCTGCCGGAAACACCGCGATCGGTACTTCGAGACCGACGGGGACGGCGCCGTCGATTTATAA
- a CDS encoding sulfatase-like hydrolase/transferase, producing MTSDSSTPSAADAPSDDATVSNVVLVTVDSLRVDAVSPYDDDRRSPVIDGLANGGTVFDRAFATGNWTPFSFPSILASEPVFARSGDIGVDESVTLAEALSEAGIATGGFNAANGFLTDHWGYPDGFDEFEPFVTSVGSSRYSRYLAAHPTVEAWIQLASSPIRRLGSRLRGESDDRPFLDASRMFDVEDAATGFVDDTDEPFFLWVHYMDTHTPYVPAPRYIREVSDGIVGTHQMLHAHARTSLGLEVGERTLRELRTLYQATVRQVDASIGRLLDSLEGAGVADDTAVLLAGDHGEEFQEHGHLAHYPKLYDELIHVPLVADVPGLDGGRVDGHVGLDAIPPTAADLLGVDPAPEWHGESLVPALGGDDAPSEAGEADADADGPDVPDDPVVSVTVRGEEVTQQPIPRALSDGDLFVSARDDDWTYIENVDAGERELYHRPSDPTQQENLAVDPNEEEQAVIDRFVPVVDTHAELLRERGAAAEAAAAERGEEEVDEDLEARLEALGYK from the coding sequence ATGACATCCGATTCGTCGACCCCTTCAGCCGCGGACGCGCCGAGCGACGACGCGACCGTCTCGAACGTCGTCCTCGTCACGGTGGACTCGCTGCGCGTGGACGCCGTCTCCCCGTACGACGACGACCGCCGCTCGCCGGTCATCGACGGGCTCGCAAACGGCGGGACCGTGTTCGACCGCGCGTTCGCGACGGGCAACTGGACTCCCTTCTCGTTCCCGTCGATCCTCGCGTCGGAGCCCGTCTTCGCCCGGTCGGGCGACATCGGCGTCGACGAGTCGGTGACGCTCGCGGAGGCGCTCTCCGAGGCCGGGATCGCGACCGGCGGGTTCAACGCCGCGAACGGCTTCCTCACCGACCACTGGGGGTACCCCGACGGGTTCGACGAGTTCGAGCCGTTCGTCACGAGCGTCGGCTCCAGCCGCTACAGCCGGTACCTCGCCGCCCACCCGACGGTCGAGGCGTGGATCCAGCTCGCGTCCTCCCCGATCCGCCGGCTCGGGTCGAGGCTCCGCGGCGAGAGCGACGACCGCCCGTTCCTCGACGCCTCGCGCATGTTCGACGTCGAGGACGCCGCGACCGGGTTCGTCGACGACACGGACGAGCCGTTCTTCCTGTGGGTCCACTACATGGACACCCACACCCCGTACGTCCCCGCGCCCCGGTACATCCGCGAGGTGTCGGACGGCATCGTCGGCACCCACCAGATGCTCCACGCGCACGCCCGGACGAGCCTCGGACTCGAAGTGGGCGAGCGGACCCTCCGCGAGCTCCGGACCCTGTATCAGGCGACGGTACGGCAGGTCGACGCCAGCATCGGCCGCCTGCTCGACAGTCTGGAGGGCGCGGGCGTCGCCGACGACACCGCGGTGCTGCTCGCTGGCGACCACGGCGAGGAGTTCCAAGAGCACGGCCACCTCGCCCACTACCCGAAGCTGTACGACGAGCTGATCCACGTCCCGCTCGTGGCCGACGTCCCCGGGCTCGACGGCGGCCGCGTCGACGGCCACGTCGGGCTCGACGCCATTCCGCCCACGGCCGCCGACCTCCTCGGCGTCGACCCCGCCCCCGAGTGGCACGGCGAGTCGCTCGTGCCGGCGCTGGGCGGCGACGACGCTCCGTCCGAAGCCGGAGAGGCAGACGCCGATGCCGACGGGCCGGACGTCCCCGACGACCCCGTCGTCTCGGTGACCGTCCGCGGCGAGGAGGTGACCCAGCAGCCGATCCCGCGGGCGCTGTCCGACGGCGACCTGTTCGTCAGCGCGCGCGACGACGACTGGACGTACATCGAGAACGTCGACGCCGGCGAGCGGGAGCTGTACCACCGCCCCTCGGACCCGACCCAACAGGAGAACCTCGCGGTCGACCCGAACGAGGAGGAACAGGCGGTTATCGACCGGTTCGTGCCGGTCGTCGACACCCACGCGGAGCTGCTCCGCGAGCGCGGGGCGGCAGCGGAAGCGGCCGCGGCCGAGCGCGGCGAGGAGGAGGTCGACGAAGACCTCGAAGCTCGCCTCGAAGCGCTCGGGTATAAGTGA
- the trmY gene encoding tRNA (pseudouridine(54)-N(1))-methyltransferase TrmY, translating to MRQFVVIGRDVPTDPDAISLSDIPGAGRLDLLCRCVSAGVFLSHGIRESVRVHLVVADEFTVTFDSDTLRHLHPDERNVAARVRDAVDAKDDAIGHMPADVSPGVELRRMDLDATLDRLVGEDGRGPDGTLVQLHEEGDPLADAEPPEDPVFVLSDHHDFAPAEAEAVAERTERRLRVGPELLHADHTVTVVHNWLDTDGYAEY from the coding sequence ATGCGCCAGTTCGTCGTCATCGGCCGCGACGTGCCCACCGACCCCGACGCGATCTCGCTGTCGGACATCCCCGGGGCCGGGCGGCTCGATCTGCTCTGCCGGTGCGTGAGCGCCGGCGTCTTCCTCTCGCACGGCATCCGCGAGTCCGTCCGGGTCCACCTCGTCGTCGCGGACGAGTTCACCGTCACCTTCGATTCGGACACGCTCCGCCACCTCCACCCCGACGAGCGCAACGTCGCCGCGCGGGTCCGCGACGCGGTCGACGCGAAGGACGACGCCATCGGCCACATGCCCGCGGACGTCTCTCCGGGCGTCGAACTCCGCCGGATGGATCTCGACGCGACGCTTGACCGACTCGTCGGCGAAGACGGCCGCGGCCCGGACGGGACGCTCGTCCAGCTCCACGAGGAGGGCGACCCGCTCGCCGACGCGGAGCCCCCCGAGGACCCCGTGTTCGTGCTCTCTGACCACCACGACTTCGCGCCCGCAGAGGCGGAGGCCGTGGCCGAGCGCACCGAGCGGCGACTCCGCGTCGGCCCCGAACTGCTCCACGCGGACCACACCGTCACCGTGGTCCACAACTGGCTCGACACGGACGGGTACGCCGAATACTGA
- a CDS encoding DUF7553 family protein, with protein sequence MSKHFEDARYYLGRAAEHAKAGVVEELEPVEARVKELVGREDEEPEPEASRLDKLQADLKELEERAEGEAREAIASARKRVAEYRGKDAAAE encoded by the coding sequence ATGAGCAAACACTTCGAAGACGCGCGGTACTACCTCGGTCGAGCGGCGGAACACGCGAAGGCGGGCGTCGTCGAGGAGTTAGAGCCGGTCGAAGCCCGCGTGAAGGAGCTCGTCGGGCGGGAAGACGAGGAGCCGGAGCCGGAGGCCTCGCGGCTGGACAAGCTCCAAGCCGATCTCAAAGAGCTCGAAGAGCGCGCAGAGGGCGAGGCGCGCGAGGCGATCGCGTCCGCCCGGAAGCGCGTCGCCGAGTACCGCGGCAAGGACGCCGCCGCGGAGTAG
- a CDS encoding alpha/beta fold hydrolase, giving the protein MDETPTGRPVDEAVLPEPVPDDEVPESVSGRSRAIETNGVPLHVVEAGPEDGKLLVLLHGFPEFWYGWNDAIAPLANAGYRVVIPDQRGYNLSAKPPAVRDYRIGELARDVVGLIDAYDRETAAIAGHDWGAAVAWWLALAHEDRVSELVAINVPHPTVFERALRTSWDQRFKSWYMLAFQLPKLPEAVASAGNWRLATNALRDTSAPGTFTDEDLRRYRRAWNRDGAFEAMVNWYRAIVRDRPEPPKTEVSVPTLLIWGANDRFLARRLANESVEHCVDGRLLAIDDATHWVVHEHPHRVAQAIADHADPLPPGARE; this is encoded by the coding sequence ATGGACGAGACGCCCACCGGCCGGCCGGTCGACGAGGCGGTGCTGCCGGAACCGGTCCCCGACGACGAGGTTCCGGAGTCGGTATCGGGCCGGTCCCGCGCGATAGAGACGAACGGGGTGCCGCTCCACGTCGTCGAGGCCGGCCCCGAGGACGGGAAGCTCCTGGTCCTGCTCCACGGCTTCCCGGAGTTCTGGTACGGCTGGAACGACGCGATCGCGCCGCTCGCGAACGCGGGCTACCGCGTCGTCATCCCCGACCAGCGCGGGTACAATCTCTCCGCGAAGCCGCCGGCGGTGCGCGACTACCGGATCGGCGAACTCGCACGCGACGTGGTCGGGCTGATCGACGCCTACGACCGGGAGACGGCCGCCATCGCCGGCCACGACTGGGGCGCCGCGGTGGCGTGGTGGCTCGCGCTCGCCCACGAGGACCGCGTCTCGGAGCTGGTCGCGATCAACGTCCCGCACCCGACCGTCTTCGAGCGCGCGCTCCGCACCTCGTGGGACCAGCGGTTCAAGAGCTGGTACATGCTCGCGTTCCAGCTGCCGAAGCTGCCCGAGGCGGTGGCGAGCGCCGGAAACTGGCGGCTCGCGACGAACGCGTTACGCGACACGAGCGCGCCCGGCACCTTCACCGACGAGGACCTGCGGCGGTACCGACGGGCGTGGAACCGCGACGGCGCCTTCGAGGCGATGGTGAACTGGTACCGCGCGATCGTCCGCGACCGCCCCGAGCCGCCGAAGACGGAGGTATCGGTGCCGACGCTCCTGATCTGGGGCGCGAACGACCGGTTCCTCGCGCGCCGGCTGGCCAACGAGAGCGTCGAGCACTGCGTCGACGGCCGGCTGCTCGCGATCGACGACGCGACGCACTGGGTCGTCCACGAACACCCGCACCGCGTCGCCCAGGCGATCGCGGACCACGCCGACCCGTTACCGCCGGGCGCGCGTGAGTGA
- the pyrF gene encoding orotidine-5'-phosphate decarboxylase, translated as MGFFETLAARIEAVDSVVSVGLDPDPSRLPETVTDADLPRWAFNRRIIDATHEHAACYKPNAAFYEDPDGWRALRETAAYAEGKGVPVLLDAKRGDIGNTARRYAEVLDHVDAITVNPYLGRDSLQPFLDRADKGVFALCRTSNPGGADLQDLELASGEPLYERVAALADVWNANDNVGLVVGATAPEELETVREIVPEIPFLVPGVGAQGGDAEAAVEHGLAERPDLPVDVGLVNSSRGIIFAGEESSRPGDEATYFGAAGDAAKRLTKRLNRHR; from the coding sequence ATGGGCTTCTTCGAGACGCTCGCGGCCCGAATCGAGGCAGTCGACAGCGTCGTCTCGGTCGGGCTCGACCCCGACCCGAGCCGGCTCCCCGAGACCGTGACCGACGCCGACCTCCCGCGGTGGGCGTTCAACCGCCGGATCATCGACGCGACCCACGAGCACGCCGCCTGCTACAAGCCGAACGCGGCCTTCTACGAGGACCCGGACGGCTGGCGCGCGCTGCGCGAGACCGCGGCGTACGCGGAGGGCAAGGGCGTCCCCGTCCTGCTCGACGCGAAGCGCGGCGACATCGGCAACACGGCGCGGCGGTACGCCGAGGTCCTCGACCACGTCGACGCGATCACGGTGAACCCGTACCTCGGACGCGACTCGCTCCAGCCGTTCCTCGACCGCGCGGACAAGGGCGTGTTCGCGCTCTGTCGCACGTCGAACCCGGGCGGCGCCGACCTTCAGGACCTCGAACTCGCCTCCGGCGAGCCCCTCTACGAGCGCGTCGCCGCGCTCGCCGACGTGTGGAACGCGAACGACAACGTCGGGCTCGTCGTCGGGGCGACAGCGCCCGAGGAACTCGAGACGGTCCGCGAGATCGTCCCCGAGATCCCGTTCCTCGTCCCCGGCGTCGGCGCGCAGGGCGGCGACGCCGAGGCCGCGGTCGAACACGGGCTCGCGGAGCGCCCCGACCTCCCGGTCGACGTCGGCCTCGTGAACTCCTCGCGCGGGATCATCTTCGCCGGCGAGGAGTCGAGCCGGCCCGGCGACGAGGCGACCTACTTCGGCGCCGCGGGCGACGCGGCGAAGCGGCTCACAAAGCGGCTGAACCGGCACCGATAG
- a CDS encoding GtrA family protein codes for MIRSVLRNLVSGPLAVQMRRFVVVGAITAGIQMGLLWLFDNVAGLNYLLAATIAIEITIVLSYVLNNAWTFRASQNTGLSAYLGGLLKTNLVRGTAWPIQIGVLYALVEWGGMTALVANVPAILISGLYRFALDSQWTWG; via the coding sequence ATGATTCGATCGGTCCTGCGCAACCTCGTGAGCGGACCGCTCGCGGTCCAGATGCGTCGGTTCGTGGTCGTCGGTGCGATCACCGCGGGGATACAGATGGGCCTGTTGTGGCTGTTCGACAACGTCGCCGGGCTGAATTATCTGCTCGCCGCGACGATCGCCATCGAGATCACGATCGTCCTCTCGTACGTCCTCAACAATGCGTGGACGTTTCGGGCGAGTCAGAACACCGGCCTGTCCGCGTACCTCGGCGGACTGCTCAAGACGAACCTGGTTCGCGGGACCGCGTGGCCGATACAGATCGGCGTCCTCTACGCGCTCGTCGAGTGGGGCGGGATGACCGCGCTCGTCGCGAACGTCCCCGCGATCCTCATCAGCGGGCTGTACCGCTTCGCGCTCGACTCGCAGTGGACGTGGGGGTGA
- a CDS encoding TVP38/TMEM64 family protein → MKLFSSRADRRRGIAAVVGVAVLAVGLYVLVSRYAGFITDAEALRTWLDQFGIFAPIVFIGIQALQVIVAPIPGQVVALVAGYLFGSLWGTVYSLTGVLIGSAVAFSLSKRYGRSFVENVIHEDVIERFDGFVDTVGIPGLFAFVIIPGLPDDAICFLSGLTKWSLPTFIGVIAVGRLPAYVLTVYAGGELASGRFLSAMALVALVVAASAVGYYKQEAVRDLVERVEPRLPF, encoded by the coding sequence ATGAAACTCTTCTCCTCGCGGGCGGACCGCCGGCGGGGGATCGCCGCCGTGGTCGGCGTCGCGGTCCTCGCGGTCGGGCTCTACGTCCTCGTGAGCCGCTACGCGGGCTTCATCACCGACGCCGAGGCCCTCCGGACGTGGCTCGACCAGTTCGGTATCTTCGCCCCCATCGTGTTCATCGGCATCCAGGCCCTCCAGGTCATCGTCGCTCCGATTCCGGGACAGGTCGTCGCCCTCGTCGCGGGCTACCTTTTCGGCTCGCTCTGGGGCACCGTGTACAGCCTCACCGGCGTGCTCATCGGCAGCGCGGTGGCCTTCTCGCTGTCGAAGCGGTACGGTCGCTCCTTCGTCGAGAACGTCATCCACGAGGACGTGATCGAGCGGTTCGACGGGTTCGTCGACACCGTGGGAATTCCCGGGCTGTTCGCGTTCGTCATCATCCCCGGGCTTCCCGACGACGCCATCTGCTTTTTGAGCGGGCTCACCAAGTGGTCGCTCCCCACCTTCATCGGCGTCATCGCCGTCGGCCGCCTTCCGGCGTATGTGCTGACGGTGTACGCTGGCGGCGAACTCGCGAGCGGCCGGTTCCTCTCGGCGATGGCGCTCGTGGCGCTCGTCGTGGCCGCGTCCGCCGTCGGCTACTACAAGCAGGAGGCGGTCCGCGACCTCGTCGAGCGCGTCGAGCCGCGGCTCCCGTTCTGA
- a CDS encoding pentapeptide repeat-containing protein produces MGICEDAPEEYCGHVLKPEDVGLDEKASDKWQKDAHNAVCLREPKYNGLCVWHADKKQKSIQELIEAKQTSEDVCWDAECVKEHLGGAILRGIRFPDGFSFRDCILSFADFSRTTLRQAKFGSSYLYKADFRNADLRGVDFFNASLISAEFPKVYLHEAKFIDADLSRATFSDSYLTKADFCMADLPQAKFQNVHLRKAFFRKANLPQAEFHNSYLRKSDFSDADLSKTVFCDGYCCSADFSNAIIRKAEFSSSNLKETNFSRSEISGTQFVNVNLKQAEFPRANLEESAFVETNLREINLTEANLREAEFSDADLRNATFRPAFARTLTSEDDIPTDPLGASLEAADLTGGTDLRGANLSGARLYQVNLSDVRINNRTQFGIDEEAGGMREICRYEYDPNTGVYINEDMPHLRAAAWTYRRLESLFEEYAMNERARNAHIRRQEAQRAYQKERLKNSDRIEGSNFLSSLWLKSFGQYTVGTLNWNLHRHGESLRRLLGMSGLLIFLCGIVYSSAGIARSNPETTYRVTLTDLTNPGAMLVDLLNGWYFSVITFSTIGYGDFYPMSPLSRLLVGVESLTGALFIALFVFVLGRRVAR; encoded by the coding sequence ATGGGAATCTGCGAAGACGCGCCCGAGGAGTACTGCGGGCATGTTCTGAAACCGGAGGATGTTGGACTTGATGAGAAAGCAAGTGACAAGTGGCAAAAAGACGCGCATAACGCTGTTTGTCTCCGTGAACCGAAGTACAACGGACTATGCGTTTGGCACGCCGATAAAAAACAAAAGAGTATACAGGAACTGATTGAGGCAAAACAAACATCTGAAGATGTATGCTGGGACGCGGAGTGCGTGAAAGAACACCTTGGTGGGGCTATCTTACGCGGGATTAGGTTCCCTGATGGGTTCTCATTCCGTGACTGTATTCTCTCGTTTGCTGACTTTTCTCGTACTACTCTAAGGCAAGCAAAATTTGGTAGTAGCTATCTGTATAAAGCTGATTTTCGCAATGCTGACCTCCGGGGTGTCGATTTTTTTAATGCCTCCCTCATAAGTGCTGAATTCCCGAAGGTCTACTTGCATGAAGCCAAGTTTATCGATGCTGACCTCTCCAGGGCCACGTTTTCAGACAGTTACCTCACCAAAGCCGACTTTTGTATGGCCGACCTCCCCCAAGCTAAGTTTCAGAATGTTCATCTCCGCAAAGCCTTTTTCCGCAAGGCTAACCTCCCCCAAGCCGAGTTTCATAATTCGTATCTCCGCAAATCCGACTTCTCTGACGCTGATCTATCTAAAACTGTATTTTGCGATGGATACTGTTGCTCTGCTGACTTCTCCAATGCTATCATCCGAAAAGCTGAATTTTCTTCGAGCAATCTCAAAGAAACAAACTTTTCTCGATCTGAAATATCCGGCACACAGTTTGTTAACGTCAACCTCAAACAGGCTGAATTTCCTCGTGCCAACCTCGAAGAATCTGCGTTTGTAGAAACAAATCTTCGCGAAATTAATCTCACGGAAGCGAACTTACGGGAAGCAGAGTTCTCGGATGCGGATCTACGAAATGCCACATTTAGACCTGCGTTCGCAAGGACGCTCACATCGGAAGATGACATTCCAACCGACCCACTTGGTGCCTCACTTGAAGCCGCAGATCTCACCGGTGGGACAGACCTACGTGGCGCGAATCTCTCCGGAGCGCGGCTCTACCAAGTAAATCTCAGTGATGTTCGTATTAACAATAGAACTCAGTTCGGGATTGACGAGGAAGCCGGTGGCATGCGTGAGATATGTCGGTATGAGTACGACCCAAATACAGGAGTATATATAAACGAAGATATGCCTCATCTTCGGGCCGCTGCGTGGACGTATCGTCGTCTGGAGTCGCTATTTGAAGAGTACGCGATGAACGAACGTGCTCGGAACGCACACATCCGAAGGCAGGAGGCACAGAGAGCGTATCAAAAAGAACGATTAAAAAATAGTGATCGGATTGAAGGAAGCAACTTCCTCTCTAGTTTGTGGCTCAAATCGTTCGGACAGTACACTGTCGGAACGCTAAACTGGAACCTCCACCGTCATGGTGAAAGTTTGCGAAGACTGCTCGGCATGTCGGGGTTGCTGATTTTCTTATGTGGAATTGTCTACTCTAGTGCCGGTATCGCACGGAGTAATCCCGAGACGACGTACCGTGTTACCCTGACCGACCTCACAAATCCAGGCGCGATGTTAGTCGACCTACTCAACGGCTGGTACTTCAGCGTTATCACATTCTCAACGATAGGATATGGAGATTTCTACCCGATGAGTCCATTGTCACGCCTACTAGTTGGCGTTGAATCGCTTACTGGAGCGTTATTTATCGCTTTGTTCGTGTTCGTTCTCGGACGTCGTGTGGCGAGGTGA